A region of Campylobacter armoricus DNA encodes the following proteins:
- a CDS encoding Gfo/Idh/MocA family protein — MKIGLIGLGKMGKNHLRELERNLKVKEIHLYDPFCKDNFNHFLHKNFESFLEQKLDGVIIATPTCTHLEIALKLFSKVKNVLIEKPLALNLDEILTLEQKARENKVRVGVGFCERFNPAVLTLKEKLKKDEIISINIQRISPYPQRINDVGVLSDLSVHDIDLVRFLSQKQISKANINKAYYHDKFEDEVMISLKLENILVNIHDSWNAKHIIRNIKILGKNHTYELDLKNFELFINMQKISNLYENSPLFAEHEAFFELLQKGVCKNLASIEDALRVQEILEGT; from the coding sequence ATGAAGATAGGGCTTATAGGCCTTGGTAAAATGGGTAAAAACCATTTAAGAGAACTTGAGCGTAATTTAAAAGTAAAAGAAATTCATCTTTATGATCCTTTTTGCAAGGATAATTTTAACCATTTTTTACATAAAAATTTCGAAAGTTTTTTAGAGCAAAAGCTAGATGGGGTTATCATAGCTACACCTACATGTACGCATTTAGAAATAGCTTTAAAACTTTTTTCTAAGGTGAAAAATGTCTTAATTGAAAAACCTCTAGCTTTAAATTTAGATGAAATTTTAACTTTAGAACAAAAAGCTAGAGAAAATAAAGTCAGAGTAGGGGTAGGGTTTTGTGAGAGATTTAATCCTGCAGTTTTAACTCTAAAAGAAAAGCTCAAAAAAGATGAGATAATCAGTATCAATATACAAAGGATTTCACCTTACCCTCAAAGGATTAATGATGTTGGGGTTTTGAGTGATCTTAGTGTGCATGATATTGATTTGGTAAGATTTTTAAGTCAAAAACAAATTTCAAAAGCAAATATAAACAAAGCTTATTATCATGACAAATTTGAAGATGAGGTAATGATAAGCTTAAAGCTAGAAAATATTTTAGTAAATATCCATGATAGTTGGAATGCAAAACATATTATTAGAAATATTAAAATTTTAGGTAAAAATCATACCTATGAGCTTGATCTTAAAAATTTTGAACTTTTCATTAATATGCAAAAAATTTCAAATTTATATGAAAATTCCCCTTTATTTGCTGAACATGAAGCATTTTTTGAGCTTTTGCAAAAAGGGGTTTGCAAAAATTTAGCTAGCATTGAAGATGCCTTAAGAGTCCAAGAAATTTTAGAAGGTACTTGA
- a CDS encoding peptidoglycan D,D-transpeptidase FtsI family protein → MLSNAIRNRVSKVAFAFCMALFFMALFLLSTFFLTSKRHIPNTQKEQYYSALRGNIITSDNFTITSSRQIYRAEIDLRSLNPDKKELFLKLFQIYSGINDEEMQDIKKRMAIKKKRGYSFILLQNINSKDASYLKELAKKLYTQGFFKSFTNNNGRVETRGLDIIEHKEDRVYMPKDSLTPIIGYTRTYMDEQSEIFKNVGIKGLEKYYNECLNPLQNAKIQGLRDIGGNIILNLHSYEQRKIDGCDLYLNISLKLQKNLEKAIDKRNEDLKANEIIVAVMESKSGKILALASSRRYDPQNRGKDLSVLNASAIEYGYEAGSVIKPFIFTTALMLDKIKVNEIIDTQGGQYKLGRFTIRDDHKKNKMSMEEVITYSSNVGMIKIAQRLSNLEIISGLRIFRFGEKSGIDLPYEQKGEIPNPKRLREVEKSVLSYGYGLKTTFMQLLAAYNVFNNEGYYITPQIANKIYQDGRLVSLDDESKKEKILSSKAAKEMQQILINVIEKGTGKKAQTQGIIIGGKTGTARIAERKGYTSNRYNASFFGFANDEKNNYTIGVLVRNPTKSYSYYAAQSALPMFKDTVNILIKENYLKPIANTK, encoded by the coding sequence ATGCTTTCAAACGCCATTAGAAATAGAGTTTCAAAAGTAGCTTTTGCTTTTTGTATGGCTTTATTTTTTATGGCTTTATTTTTACTTTCCACTTTTTTTCTTACTTCTAAACGCCATATACCAAACACCCAAAAAGAACAATACTATTCTGCTCTAAGAGGAAATATCATAACAAGCGATAATTTTACCATTACTTCAAGTAGGCAAATTTATAGAGCTGAAATAGATTTAAGAAGTTTAAATCCAGATAAAAAAGAATTGTTTTTAAAACTCTTTCAAATTTATAGTGGTATAAATGATGAAGAAATGCAAGATATTAAAAAAAGAATGGCTATCAAAAAGAAAAGAGGGTATAGTTTTATTTTATTGCAAAATATAAACTCTAAAGATGCAAGTTATTTAAAAGAATTAGCTAAAAAGCTTTACACACAAGGTTTTTTTAAATCTTTCACCAACAACAACGGCAGAGTAGAAACAAGAGGGCTTGACATCATAGAACACAAAGAAGATCGTGTATATATGCCTAAAGATTCACTTACGCCTATTATAGGTTATACAAGAACCTATATGGATGAACAAAGTGAAATTTTTAAAAATGTTGGTATTAAAGGCTTAGAAAAATACTACAATGAGTGTTTAAATCCTTTGCAAAATGCAAAAATTCAAGGTTTAAGAGATATAGGTGGAAATATTATCTTAAATTTGCACTCTTATGAGCAACGCAAAATAGATGGTTGTGATTTATATCTAAATATATCATTAAAACTTCAAAAAAATTTAGAAAAAGCCATTGATAAAAGAAATGAAGATTTAAAAGCTAATGAAATCATCGTGGCTGTAATGGAAAGCAAGAGCGGGAAAATCTTAGCACTTGCTAGCTCAAGAAGATATGATCCACAAAATCGTGGAAAAGATCTTTCTGTGCTTAATGCAAGTGCTATAGAATACGGCTATGAAGCGGGTTCTGTTATCAAGCCTTTTATATTCACTACTGCTTTAATGCTTGATAAAATCAAAGTCAATGAGATTATCGATACGCAAGGTGGACAATACAAACTTGGGCGTTTTACTATACGCGATGATCACAAGAAAAATAAAATGAGCATGGAAGAAGTCATAACCTATTCTTCAAATGTTGGTATGATTAAAATAGCCCAAAGACTTAGCAATCTTGAAATCATTTCAGGACTTAGAATTTTTCGTTTTGGAGAAAAAAGCGGAATAGATCTTCCTTATGAACAAAAAGGGGAAATACCAAACCCAAAAAGACTAAGAGAAGTTGAAAAATCCGTTTTAAGCTATGGATATGGTTTAAAAACTACTTTTATGCAACTTTTAGCTGCTTATAATGTTTTTAATAACGAGGGTTATTATATAACCCCACAAATTGCAAATAAAATATACCAAGATGGACGCTTGGTAAGTCTTGATGATGAATCAAAAAAAGAAAAAATTCTTTCAAGCAAAGCAGCTAAAGAAATGCAACAAATTTTAATCAATGTTATAGAAAAAGGAACTGGTAAAAAAGCACAAACTCAAGGCATAATCATAGGTGGTAAAACAGGTACAGCAAGAATTGCCGAAAGAAAAGGCTATACATCAAATCGCTACAATGCTTCATTTTTTGGCTTTGCAAATGATGAGAAAAATAACTACACCATAGGGGTTTTAGTAAGAAATCCTACCAAATCTTATAGTTATTATGCTGCACAAAGTGCTTTACCTATGTTTAAAGATACGGTAAATATACTGATTAAAGAAAACTATCTAAAACCTATCGCAAATACCAAATAA
- the flgB gene encoding flagellar basal body rod protein FlgB yields the protein MISPFKSKELIVDALAGRNLRSQMINSNLANVDTPFYKARDIEFETALVNRANEIFKKKDTKELELASTNANHQKPWKFPDPNKSTIYLRDGHLARNDANTVDLDVETTEMSKNTMMITALDGVLRRQSNIFSTIIETSSKLG from the coding sequence ATGATAAGCCCTTTTAAGTCAAAAGAACTTATTGTTGATGCTTTAGCAGGAAGAAACCTAAGAAGTCAAATGATTAATTCTAACCTTGCAAATGTTGATACTCCTTTTTATAAAGCAAGAGATATAGAATTTGAAACTGCTTTAGTAAATAGAGCAAATGAAATTTTCAAAAAAAAAGATACCAAAGAACTTGAGTTAGCAAGCACCAATGCAAATCATCAAAAACCATGGAAATTTCCAGATCCAAATAAATCGACTATTTATTTAAGAGATGGACATTTGGCAAGAAATGATGCAAACACGGTAGATCTTGATGTAGAAACTACTGAAATGAGCAAAAATACTATGATGATTACAGCTTTAGATGGTGTTTTAAGAAGACAAAGTAATATTTTTTCAACCATCATTGAAACAAGTTCTAAGTTAGGCTAG
- the fliE gene encoding flagellar hook-basal body complex protein FliE: protein MNTINSLNQLNNVNNKNNNANNTSIGNEFSSLLKNSINNLNKTQETAEAAMVDIATGEVKDLHQAAIAISKAESSMKFMLEVRNKAINAYKEISRTQI, encoded by the coding sequence ATGAATACTATAAATAGTTTAAATCAACTCAATAATGTTAATAACAAAAACAATAATGCAAATAATACTAGCATAGGTAATGAGTTTTCAAGCTTATTGAAAAATTCTATTAATAATCTTAATAAAACTCAAGAAACCGCTGAAGCTGCTATGGTAGATATTGCTACAGGTGAAGTTAAAGACTTGCACCAAGCTGCAATAGCTATTAGCAAAGCAGAATCTAGTATGAAATTTATGCTTGAAGTTAGAAATAAGGCTATAAACGCATACAAAGAAATTTCAAGAACTCAAATTTAA
- a CDS encoding DegT/DnrJ/EryC1/StrS family aminotransferase, giving the protein MPFIDLNAQYNAYKIEIDEAISEVIQNSSFIGGVKLEEFESNLAKYVGIKHAMGCSSGTSALFLALMALGVGKDDEVVVPSFTFIATAEMVALIGAKPVFVDIDFKDYNLDLQKIQKAITPKTKAVIAVSIFGLMPDMFALKELCKNHNIALIEDGAQSFGASQKGVKSCAIADISCTSFFPSKPLGAYGDGGAIFTQDDELAQKIKIYLNHGQIQRYKHKYIGINGRLDTIQAAVLNVKLKYLDKEISKREQIAKIYDENLKNCILPPRKNDFVSAQAQYSVRVKNREKFMQKLQEQGIPTAVHYPLGLHLQEAFDYLAYKRGDLPNTELLSDEILSLPMSAFLKEEHQIRVIEAFK; this is encoded by the coding sequence ATTCCTTTTATAGACTTAAATGCTCAATATAATGCTTATAAAATAGAAATTGATGAAGCCATAAGTGAAGTTATACAAAATTCTTCTTTTATAGGTGGTGTAAAGCTTGAAGAATTTGAATCAAATTTAGCCAAATATGTAGGTATAAAACATGCTATGGGTTGTTCAAGTGGTACAAGTGCGCTTTTTTTAGCTTTGATGGCTTTAGGAGTAGGTAAAGATGATGAGGTTGTAGTGCCAAGTTTTACTTTTATAGCTACAGCTGAAATGGTGGCTTTGATAGGTGCTAAGCCTGTTTTTGTGGATATTGATTTTAAAGACTATAATCTTGATTTGCAAAAAATTCAAAAAGCTATCACACCTAAAACTAAAGCAGTAATTGCTGTGAGTATTTTTGGTCTTATGCCTGATATGTTTGCTTTAAAAGAACTTTGTAAAAATCACAACATTGCTTTGATAGAAGATGGCGCACAAAGTTTTGGTGCTAGTCAAAAAGGCGTAAAATCATGTGCTATAGCCGATATATCTTGCACAAGCTTTTTTCCATCTAAACCTTTAGGTGCTTATGGAGATGGTGGGGCGATTTTTACTCAAGATGATGAACTAGCACAAAAAATAAAAATTTATTTAAATCATGGACAAATTCAAAGGTATAAACACAAATATATAGGTATAAATGGGAGGCTTGATACTATACAAGCAGCTGTTTTAAATGTGAAATTAAAATATTTAGATAAAGAGATTAGCAAAAGAGAACAAATAGCTAAAATTTATGATGAAAATTTAAAAAATTGTATTTTACCGCCAAGAAAAAATGATTTTGTGAGTGCCCAGGCTCAATATAGCGTGCGTGTAAAAAATAGGGAAAAATTTATGCAAAAATTACAAGAGCAAGGCATACCTACTGCAGTGCATTATCCTTTAGGGCTTCATTTACAAGAAGCTTTTGATTATCTTGCTTATAAGAGAGGTGATTTACCAAACACAGAGCTTTTAAGTGATGAAATTTTGTCCTTACCTATGAGTGCATTTTTAAAAGAAGAACACCAGATAAGAGTGATTGAGGCTTTTAAATGA
- the hemH gene encoding ferrochelatase gives MKYVFFLNMGGVNELDECEVFLKNMFNDPYILGIKNVFLRKFVAFMIRKSRLKVMKQNYERMGGKSPLTEITQSLCDKLNSKTRECKFDFISLYVPPFANEVFAKYSFKKNDEIILFPLYPHHSKTTVTTSLEVVQNELKKNQNPAKIKIIDIFYKNELYNEMIIKHILEKKKEYDYKTLIFSAHSLPLSIIKKGDLYEKHIQEHVSILKEKLKNEFDQILLAYQSKLGPVKWLEPNTSDILVNLDEKALIYPISFCIDCSETIFELGIEYRHLAKSDYELIACPNDSDEFVEFILNQT, from the coding sequence ATGAAATATGTCTTTTTTTTAAATATGGGCGGGGTAAATGAGCTTGATGAGTGTGAAGTTTTTTTAAAAAATATGTTTAATGATCCTTATATTTTAGGGATAAAAAATGTTTTTTTAAGAAAATTTGTAGCCTTTATGATAAGAAAATCAAGACTAAAAGTTATGAAACAAAACTATGAAAGAATGGGTGGAAAATCTCCTCTTACTGAAATCACACAAAGTTTGTGTGATAAATTAAATTCTAAAACCAGAGAATGTAAATTTGATTTTATCAGTTTATATGTTCCGCCTTTTGCTAATGAAGTTTTTGCAAAATACAGCTTTAAAAAAAATGATGAGATAATTTTATTTCCTTTGTATCCTCATCATTCTAAAACAACAGTAACCACTTCTTTAGAAGTAGTACAAAATGAACTCAAAAAAAATCAAAATCCAGCTAAAATAAAGATCATTGATATTTTTTATAAAAATGAACTTTACAATGAAATGATTATCAAGCATATTTTAGAAAAAAAGAAAGAATATGATTATAAAACTTTGATTTTTTCCGCACATTCTTTGCCACTTTCCATAATCAAAAAAGGCGATTTATATGAAAAGCATATACAAGAACATGTAAGCATTTTAAAAGAAAAACTTAAAAATGAATTTGATCAAATTTTACTAGCATATCAATCAAAGCTAGGTCCGGTAAAATGGCTTGAACCAAATACAAGTGATATTTTAGTAAATTTAGATGAAAAAGCTTTGATTTATCCTATATCTTTTTGCATAGATTGTTCTGAAACGATTTTTGAGCTTGGAATAGAGTACAGACACTTAGCAAAAAGCGATTATGAGCTTATTGCTTGTCCTAACGATAGTGATGAATTTGTAGAGTTTATTTTAAACCAAACCTAA
- the flgC gene encoding flagellar basal body rod protein FlgC: protein MAYLSDFDISGYGLSAQRFRMNVISSNIANANTTRTAEGGPYRRREVIFKATDFNELLNKQIAKDNNFLEYENPLNDPASQKDAKPAIMSVVVDKVVRDDKDFRMKFDPSHPDANEQGYVAFPNINPVIEMADLIEATRAYQANVSAFTSTKTIAQSAIDLLRG from the coding sequence ATGGCTTATTTAAGTGATTTTGATATTAGTGGATATGGACTTAGCGCACAACGCTTTAGAATGAATGTAATTAGCTCAAACATAGCTAATGCAAACACCACAAGAACAGCAGAAGGTGGACCTTATAGAAGAAGAGAAGTGATTTTTAAAGCAACTGATTTTAATGAGTTATTAAATAAACAAATAGCTAAAGATAATAATTTTTTAGAATACGAGAACCCTTTAAACGATCCAGCTTCACAAAAAGATGCAAAACCTGCTATAATGAGCGTAGTGGTTGATAAAGTAGTAAGAGATGATAAAGATTTTCGTATGAAGTTTGATCCATCTCATCCTGATGCAAATGAGCAAGGTTATGTTGCATTCCCGAATATAAATCCTGTCATCGAAATGGCTGATTTAATAGAAGCAACAAGAGCTTATCAAGCAAATGTTAGTGCTTTTACAAGCACTAAAACTATAGCGCAAAGTGCGATAGATTTACTAAGAGGTTAA
- a CDS encoding autotransporter outer membrane beta-barrel domain-containing protein produces the protein MVYSARLRNINISNILRDTTAKNFQTEFSQVLDMELSKKGEAYGNDADLLAELEDIFIPNKNPNAKNHSFLIPYYNHSSIKIGNSVGQLSANTTGLIGGSLRELPNDYGTIGFYLGYEDASKEQATQRLKFDDKTYYGGLTYYGVLARDGIDQYYISASTRFDYTTTDIEKTYKNIPATIESDTQTYGYGIDVKVGANYYNTLEIARITPEIGLSYYGMSNKNFSLKHIDGLREHYLAEQFNFIDASAALKWYKPWSDKLRSNVTIGAIVNLYEDAKGNLRLGANHFTTEVQTSKYYGFGQLGLSYNIANNADLSLNYAGAFTFDNTTSHTMFLKLGLWW, from the coding sequence ATGGTATATTCAGCTAGATTAAGAAATATAAATATTTCTAATATATTAAGAGATACTACAGCTAAAAACTTCCAAACAGAATTTTCTCAAGTATTAGATATGGAATTATCTAAAAAAGGTGAAGCTTATGGTAATGATGCTGATTTATTAGCTGAATTAGAAGATATATTTATACCAAATAAAAATCCAAATGCAAAAAACCATTCTTTCTTAATTCCTTATTATAATCATTCATCTATTAAGATAGGAAATAGTGTAGGACAATTAAGTGCTAATACTACAGGTTTAATAGGTGGTTCTTTAAGAGAATTACCAAATGATTATGGTACTATAGGTTTTTATTTAGGTTATGAAGATGCTTCTAAAGAACAAGCCACTCAAAGATTAAAATTTGATGATAAAACTTATTATGGTGGTTTAACTTATTATGGAGTATTAGCAAGAGATGGTATAGATCAATACTATATTAGTGCTAGTACAAGATTTGATTATACTACAACAGACATAGAAAAAACTTATAAAAATATACCTGCTACTATAGAAAGTGATACTCAAACTTATGGTTATGGGATAGATGTAAAAGTAGGTGCTAATTATTATAATACCTTAGAAATAGCTAGAATAACTCCTGAAATTGGTTTGAGTTATTATGGTATGAGTAATAAAAACTTTAGCTTAAAACATATAGATGGTCTAAGAGAGCATTATTTAGCAGAACAATTTAACTTTATAGATGCAAGTGCTGCTTTAAAATGGTATAAACCTTGGAGTGATAAATTAAGATCAAATGTAACTATAGGTGCTATAGTAAATCTTTATGAAGATGCTAAAGGTAATTTAAGATTAGGTGCTAATCATTTTACTACAGAAGTACAAACTTCTAAGTATTATGGCTTTGGTCAATTAGGACTTTCTTATAATATAGCTAATAATGCTGATTTATCACTAAATTATGCAGGAGCATTTACATTTGATAATACTACCTCTCATACTATGTTTTTAAAACTAGGTTTATGGTGGTAA
- a CDS encoding beta strand repeat-containing protein has protein sequence MSYFTGGGIDSKSNQTSSLTNSFNSFVLNKHITHNNLSFTKKTFLSLATISFLATCANASITTINDKVSNGSITIANARSNISRDISGGGCSGTICTIETTQNNGVTISGNNGGTLTITDKGSITNNNKYGSGVLINGSATNVNINNSGTIDSTNTNNQSGNGISVEGNNNNNITITNSGSINSGTFNGIEIKGSNNTINNLTNSGIITGKGNGISVNGSNNVIETLDNSGFISAIKVQNQGSIKTIDNKGTIGGVVIDHKNSVIQNLMNHGTINGKINVIGGKISSITNDKNGVINGGIEIGLWGGGAIDTIINKGAVNSGNRGIFITNNTKLIENSGVISGNNAGIDTDNGADIITISNSGTITSEKGIGIKVYSTNKKGIETINNKNNGLIYGNTDGIMTYAQWGQIGRVKNINNEGSIIGGKNGINIQEFGNNKSLISYIETITNKGTILGKNGAGIYVNGAKQEVKNYIQLDGPNALIAGGKAGIHNKGTIGVNNNGTSVNNGNVIDLKNGATIASLKQEKDA, from the coding sequence ATGTCTTATTTCACGGGGGGGGGTATTGATTCTAAATCAAACCAAACTTCATCTTTAACTAATTCTTTTAATTCGTTTGTTTTAAACAAACATATTACACATAATAATCTTTCTTTTACTAAAAAAACTTTTTTATCTTTAGCAACTATATCTTTTTTAGCTACCTGTGCTAATGCTAGTATTACAACTATTAATGATAAAGTTTCTAATGGTAGTATAACTATTGCTAATGCTAGAAGCAATATATCAAGAGATATTAGTGGTGGTGGTTGTAGTGGAACAATTTGTACTATAGAAACCACTCAAAATAATGGAGTAACTATAAGTGGTAATAATGGTGGAACTTTAACCATTACAGATAAGGGAAGTATAACTAATAATAATAAATATGGTAGTGGAGTTTTAATTAATGGCAGCGCTACTAATGTAAATATTAATAATAGTGGAACTATTGATTCTACAAATACAAATAATCAAAGTGGTAATGGTATTAGTGTAGAAGGAAATAACAATAATAATATTACTATAACTAATAGTGGAAGTATCAATAGTGGTACTTTTAATGGAATTGAAATTAAAGGTAGTAATAATACTATAAACAATCTTACCAATAGTGGAATTATAACTGGTAAAGGTAATGGTATAAGTGTTAATGGTAGCAACAATGTAATTGAAACTTTGGATAATAGTGGGTTTATTAGTGCAATTAAAGTTCAAAATCAAGGCTCGATAAAAACTATAGATAATAAGGGAACTATAGGGGGCGTAGTTATTGATCATAAGAATAGTGTAATTCAAAATTTAATGAATCATGGCACTATTAATGGGAAAATAAATGTAATCGGAGGGAAGATTTCAAGCATTACCAATGATAAAAATGGTGTGATTAATGGTGGTATTGAGATAGGTTTATGGGGTGGAGGAGCTATAGATACTATTATAAATAAAGGCGCTGTTAATAGTGGTAATAGAGGAATTTTTATTACTAATAATACAAAACTTATAGAAAATTCTGGAGTGATTTCTGGGAATAATGCGGGTATTGATACTGATAATGGTGCAGACATTATAACAATATCAAACTCTGGAACCATTACAAGTGAAAAAGGAATTGGGATAAAAGTTTATTCTACTAATAAAAAAGGTATTGAAACAATTAATAACAAAAACAATGGTTTGATATATGGTAATACTGATGGGATTATGACATATGCTCAGTGGGGGCAAATTGGTAGAGTAAAGAATATCAACAACGAAGGTTCTATCATAGGTGGTAAAAATGGCATAAATATACAAGAATTTGGTAACAATAAAAGTTTAATTTCTTATATAGAAACGATTACTAACAAAGGCACTATTTTAGGTAAAAATGGTGCAGGTATATATGTAAATGGAGCTAAACAAGAAGTCAAAAACTATATTCAATTAGATGGTCCTAATGCTCTCATAGCAGGTGGTAAAGCAGGCATACATAATAAAGGAACCATAGGTGTAAATAATAATGGAACTTCTGTAAATAATGGTAATGTTATTGACTTAAAAAATGGCGCAACCATAGCTAGCCTAAAACAAGAAAAAGATGCCTAA